The following coding sequences lie in one Nocardioides sambongensis genomic window:
- a CDS encoding helix-turn-helix domain-containing protein, protein MAEHTAPVPPLRLAPAAPATGAAPAEPLWRDLLGGRLRRLRREREETLTETAGRAGISPQYLSEIERGLKEPSSEMIAAVAGALGTSLLDLTSAVAGELAAAPQRRSAAARPVASAYALAA, encoded by the coding sequence ATGGCCGAGCACACCGCACCCGTTCCGCCGCTCCGACTCGCTCCCGCCGCGCCCGCCACGGGAGCAGCGCCGGCCGAGCCGCTCTGGCGCGACCTCCTCGGCGGCCGCCTGCGCCGGTTGCGGCGGGAGCGCGAGGAGACGCTGACCGAGACCGCCGGCCGGGCCGGGATCTCCCCGCAGTACCTCTCCGAGATCGAGCGGGGCCTCAAGGAGCCCTCCAGCGAGATGATCGCCGCCGTGGCCGGCGCGCTCGGCACCAGCCTGCTCGACCTCACCTCGGCCGTGGCCGGCGAGCTGGCGGCCGCGCCGCAGCGCCGCAGCGCCGCCGCGCGCCCGGTCGCCTCGGCCTACGCCCTGGCCGCCTGA
- a CDS encoding endonuclease/exonuclease/phosphatase family protein: protein MDSDRTSPEQSPWLLLAGFAVIAGLVLGAVRLAGGDEDRAGSAPGASGPTSSATAASPTGTAGPSASAGGPADRGDRYGGQSRVKVPPNLRDLDPVPRAPSSRGRSGSGLALGPPTDVDAPIGLPVQGQVTTAVANIPNRTSSSGFAASMATLTSASPDFLLLNEVSRRSTRQIAALAPGYGVYRDPVPDRSPGGVQSMNNVIAWREDSWHLVDGGRIKIVDNDVGYLRGRAFVWDRYATWGVLQHQDGAIVSVISTHMMTNPVRAPRQPGSPGQSRLQRYAAGMDRLTAAVRTLAAHGPVLLGGDMNSHPDQGRGPPRPSWAPPASPTPRTAR from the coding sequence GTGGACAGCGACCGCACCTCCCCGGAGCAGAGCCCGTGGCTGCTGCTCGCCGGATTCGCGGTCATCGCGGGGCTGGTCCTCGGAGCGGTCCGGCTCGCCGGCGGCGACGAGGACCGCGCCGGCTCGGCGCCCGGCGCGTCGGGCCCGACCAGCTCCGCGACCGCCGCGTCGCCGACCGGGACGGCCGGGCCGAGCGCGTCCGCCGGCGGCCCGGCCGATCGCGGTGACCGCTACGGCGGGCAGTCCCGGGTGAAGGTCCCGCCGAACCTGCGTGACCTCGACCCGGTGCCGCGGGCGCCGTCCAGCCGGGGACGCAGCGGCAGCGGACTCGCCCTCGGCCCGCCGACCGACGTCGACGCCCCGATCGGCCTGCCGGTGCAGGGGCAGGTGACCACCGCGGTCGCGAACATCCCGAACCGGACCAGCAGCAGCGGCTTCGCCGCCTCGATGGCCACCCTGACCAGCGCTTCACCGGACTTCCTGCTGCTCAACGAGGTCTCCCGCCGCTCCACCCGGCAGATCGCCGCCCTGGCCCCCGGGTACGGCGTCTACCGCGACCCGGTCCCGGACCGCTCGCCCGGCGGGGTGCAGTCGATGAACAACGTGATCGCCTGGCGCGAGGACAGCTGGCACCTGGTCGACGGCGGCCGGATCAAGATCGTCGACAACGACGTCGGCTACCTGCGCGGCCGGGCCTTCGTGTGGGACCGCTACGCCACCTGGGGTGTGCTCCAGCACCAGGACGGCGCGATCGTCTCGGTGATCTCGACGCACATGATGACCAACCCGGTCCGCGCCCCGCGACAGCCCGGCTCCCCCGGGCAGAGCCGGCTGCAGCGCTACGCCGCCGGGATGGATCGTCTGACCGCGGCGGTGCGCACCCTCGCCGCCCACGGCCCGGTGCTGCTCGGTGGGGACATGAACTCCCACCCGGACCAGGGGCGTGGACCGCCGCGTCCAAGCTGGGCGCCGCCGGCTTCTCCTACGCCAAGGACCGCGCGGTGA
- a CDS encoding ATP-dependent Clp protease proteolytic subunit, producing MSEQIRLFDDRQRRELLQQRVVVLDGALDDDNGVLLTSQLVALAAEDPGRTSPCGCTPPAARCRRCWRSGT from the coding sequence CGAACAGATCAGACTCTTCGACGACCGGCAGCGGCGCGAGCTGCTGCAGCAGCGTGTGGTGGTGCTCGACGGCGCCCTGGATGACGACAACGGCGTGCTCCTGACCAGCCAGCTGGTGGCGCTGGCAGCCGAGGACCCCGGGCGGACATCGCCCTGTGGCTGCACTCCCCCGGCGGCTCGGTGCCGGCGATGCTGGCGATCCGGGACGTGA
- a CDS encoding glycine cleavage system protein R encodes MSTALHAVTVLGHDRPGIIAETTAGLAGLGLNIEDSTMTLLRGHFAMMLLCRGSADEGQIEAALAPLAAGGDLDIAVRPVLDEPGHAAGGSGWVLTVHGGDRPGIVSEVVGQVAELGGNITDLTTRLAGDLYLLVAELDVPAGVAPAALEAGIRAAAERVGVTATIRPVEADEL; translated from the coding sequence GTGAGCACCGCACTGCACGCCGTCACCGTCCTCGGCCACGACCGCCCCGGCATCATCGCCGAGACCACCGCCGGCCTGGCGGGGTTGGGCCTCAACATCGAGGACTCGACGATGACCCTGCTGCGCGGGCACTTCGCGATGATGCTGCTGTGCCGCGGATCGGCCGACGAGGGCCAGATCGAGGCCGCGCTCGCGCCGCTCGCGGCCGGGGGCGACCTCGACATCGCGGTGCGGCCGGTGCTCGACGAGCCCGGCCACGCCGCGGGCGGCTCCGGGTGGGTGCTGACGGTGCACGGCGGCGACCGTCCCGGCATCGTCTCCGAGGTGGTCGGTCAGGTCGCCGAGCTCGGCGGCAACATCACCGACCTGACCACCCGGCTGGCCGGCGACCTCTACCTCCTCGTCGCCGAGCTGGACGTCCCCGCCGGGGTCGCCCCGGCAGCGCTGGAGGCCGGGATCCGGGCGGCGGCGGAGCGGGTCGGCGTCACCGCCACCATCCGTCCCGTGGAGGCCGACGAGCTGTGA
- a CDS encoding Ppx/GppA phosphatase family protein, with product MREPVAAIDCGTNTIKLLIGTLPEVAVRETRMVRLGQGVDATGLLAPEALQRAFAAIDEYAALIGDAGAHRIRFCATSATRDAGNAAEFAAGVRARLGVDPEVLSGEEEARLAFAGATRDAGTIPAPVLVIDIGGGSTELILGDTSRGPRTAYSMDIGSVRLHERHLGGDPPTAQQIDACVADIDAALDEAAAHGADPAVAGSVIGVAGTITTVAAGTLGLDAYDRDAIHRSVLAVDDLERQIQGLVAMTVAERRALGWIHPGRADVIDAGALILSRILARVEVAEIGVAETDILDGIAWSLTE from the coding sequence ATGCGTGAACCGGTCGCCGCGATCGACTGCGGCACCAACACGATCAAGCTGCTGATCGGCACCCTCCCCGAGGTGGCGGTCCGCGAGACGCGGATGGTCCGCCTCGGCCAGGGCGTCGACGCGACCGGGCTGCTCGCCCCCGAGGCGCTGCAGCGGGCCTTCGCCGCGATCGACGAGTACGCGGCGCTGATCGGTGACGCCGGCGCCCACCGGATCCGGTTCTGCGCGACCTCGGCGACCCGGGACGCCGGCAACGCCGCGGAGTTCGCCGCAGGCGTCCGCGCCCGGCTCGGTGTGGACCCGGAGGTGCTGTCGGGGGAGGAGGAGGCACGCCTCGCCTTCGCCGGCGCCACCCGGGACGCGGGGACGATCCCGGCGCCGGTGCTGGTGATCGACATCGGCGGCGGCTCCACGGAGCTGATCCTGGGCGACACCTCGCGCGGCCCGCGGACGGCGTACTCGATGGACATCGGGTCGGTACGGCTGCACGAGCGGCACCTCGGTGGCGACCCGCCGACCGCCCAGCAGATCGACGCCTGTGTCGCGGACATCGACGCCGCACTGGACGAGGCGGCCGCGCACGGGGCGGACCCCGCCGTCGCCGGCTCGGTGATCGGTGTCGCCGGGACGATCACCACCGTGGCCGCCGGCACCCTGGGCCTCGACGCCTACGACCGCGACGCGATCCACCGCTCGGTGCTGGCCGTCGACGACCTGGAGCGGCAGATCCAGGGGCTGGTCGCGATGACGGTGGCCGAGCGCCGCGCCCTCGGCTGGATCCATCCCGGTCGGGCCGACGTGATCGATGCCGGCGCGCTGATCCTCTCCCGCATCCTGGCCCGCGTGGAGGTCGCCGAGATCGGTGTCGCCGAGACCGACATCCTCGATGGGATCGCCTGGTCCCTCACCGAATGA
- the eno gene encoding phosphopyruvate hydratase, which produces MAAIEAVGAREILDSRGNPTVEVEVLLDDGAFARAAVPSGASTGAFEAVELRDGGDRYLGKGVRQAVDAVVQTIGPALEGIDAADQRLVDQTMLTSDGTPNKAQYGANAILGVSLAVARAAADSAELPLYRYVGGPNAHVLPVPMMNILNGGAHADTNVDIQEFMIAPIGAASFRDALRSGAEVYHALKSVLKSRGLATGVGDEGGFAPDLESNRAALDLIAEAVGKAGYELGTDIVLALDVAATEFCQDGRYTFEGAQKTAEEMTAYYAELVSAYPIVSIEDPLDEEDWDGWKAITDQLGTATQLVGDDLFVTNVERLQRGITGGQANALLVKVNQIGSLTETLDSVELAHRNGYRCMMSHRSGETEDTTIADLAVATNCGQIKTGAPARSERVAKYNQLLRIEDELGDAARYAGAGAFPRFRG; this is translated from the coding sequence GTGGCAGCGATCGAAGCCGTTGGCGCCCGCGAGATCCTCGACTCGCGCGGCAACCCCACCGTCGAGGTCGAGGTACTCCTCGACGACGGTGCGTTCGCCCGGGCCGCCGTGCCCAGCGGGGCGTCGACCGGGGCCTTCGAGGCGGTGGAGCTGCGCGACGGCGGCGACCGCTACCTCGGCAAGGGCGTGCGGCAGGCCGTCGACGCGGTGGTCCAGACCATCGGCCCGGCGCTGGAGGGCATCGACGCCGCCGACCAGCGGCTCGTCGACCAGACCATGCTGACCTCCGACGGCACCCCCAACAAGGCGCAGTACGGCGCCAACGCGATCCTCGGCGTGTCGCTGGCCGTCGCCCGTGCCGCCGCCGACTCCGCCGAGCTCCCGCTCTACCGCTACGTGGGCGGCCCGAACGCCCACGTGCTGCCGGTGCCGATGATGAACATCCTCAACGGCGGCGCGCACGCCGACACCAACGTCGACATCCAGGAGTTCATGATCGCGCCGATCGGTGCCGCGTCGTTCCGCGACGCGCTGCGCTCCGGCGCCGAGGTCTACCACGCGCTGAAGTCGGTGCTGAAGAGCCGCGGACTGGCCACCGGGGTGGGCGACGAGGGCGGCTTCGCCCCCGACCTCGAGTCCAACCGGGCCGCCCTGGACCTGATCGCCGAGGCCGTCGGCAAGGCCGGCTACGAGCTCGGCACCGACATCGTGCTCGCGCTCGACGTCGCCGCGACCGAGTTCTGCCAGGACGGCCGCTACACCTTCGAGGGTGCGCAGAAGACGGCCGAGGAGATGACGGCCTACTACGCCGAGCTGGTCTCGGCGTACCCGATCGTGTCGATCGAGGACCCGCTGGACGAGGAGGACTGGGACGGCTGGAAGGCGATCACCGACCAGCTCGGCACCGCCACCCAGCTCGTCGGCGACGACCTGTTCGTGACCAACGTCGAGCGGCTCCAGCGCGGCATCACCGGCGGCCAGGCCAACGCGCTGCTGGTGAAGGTGAACCAGATCGGATCGCTGACCGAGACCCTCGACTCGGTCGAGCTCGCGCACCGCAACGGCTACCGCTGCATGATGAGCCACCGCTCCGGCGAGACCGAGGACACCACCATCGCCGACCTGGCGGTGGCCACCAACTGCGGTCAGATCAAGACCGGCGCCCCGGCCCGCTCCGAGCGCGTCGCCAAGTACAACCAGCTGCTCCGGATCGAGGACGAGCTCGGCGACGCCGCCCGCTACGCGGGTGCCGGCGCCTTCCCCCGGTTCCGGGGCTGA
- a CDS encoding FtsB family cell division protein gives MAEDRRTSRKPGRPARGRSGPGGSRSSGQGVQRRQAQRERAAVAEATTAAEKRRTRLTGRAAILVLVLAVLAVSYASSLRAYLQQRSQINDLQAQIAERKDAIDDLEREKERWQDPAFVAQQARERFGYVPRGETPFVVVDEDGELLDGSSELSDPDEVVQTEERAWYDDVWDSMKIAGDPPTRIPDPPKKKIDPSQEDLE, from the coding sequence ATGGCCGAGGACCGCAGGACCAGCCGGAAGCCGGGGCGCCCCGCACGGGGGCGCTCCGGTCCCGGCGGCTCGCGGTCCTCGGGCCAGGGCGTGCAGCGCCGGCAGGCCCAGCGGGAGCGGGCGGCCGTCGCCGAGGCGACCACCGCGGCGGAGAAGCGGCGCACCCGGCTGACCGGTCGCGCCGCGATCCTGGTCCTGGTGCTGGCGGTCCTGGCCGTCTCCTACGCCTCCTCGCTGCGCGCCTACCTCCAACAGCGCTCCCAGATCAACGACCTGCAGGCCCAGATCGCCGAGCGCAAGGACGCGATCGACGACCTCGAGCGCGAGAAGGAGCGCTGGCAGGACCCGGCGTTCGTGGCCCAGCAGGCGCGCGAGCGGTTCGGCTACGTGCCGCGCGGCGAGACCCCGTTCGTGGTGGTCGACGAGGACGGCGAGCTGCTCGACGGCTCCTCCGAGCTCTCCGACCCCGACGAGGTGGTGCAGACCGAGGAACGGGCCTGGTACGACGACGTGTGGGACTCGATGAAGATCGCCGGCGACCCGCCGACCCGGATCCCGGACCCCCCGAAGAAGAAGATCGACCCCTCCCAGGAGGACCTGGAATGA
- the def gene encoding peptide deformylase, giving the protein MSEDLAAGSARLAGWTEDELGVEGTVLPVVRAPDLVLSTRGADVDPTDPDIVQLAADLVATMRVSPGCVGLAANQVGVGVRLFCVDVTEHPKTRTRHGTFVLCNAEVVSASRNEKAREGCMSVPDFTGDVKRGSRVTVTGAIPGTGEQVTIATDAFEARALQHEIDHTDGLLFLDRVAGAHAIYPRQTYL; this is encoded by the coding sequence GTGAGCGAGGACCTTGCGGCCGGCAGCGCACGGCTGGCCGGCTGGACCGAGGACGAGCTCGGGGTCGAGGGCACCGTGCTCCCCGTCGTCCGGGCCCCGGACCTGGTGCTGTCCACCCGCGGCGCCGACGTCGACCCGACCGACCCCGACATCGTCCAGCTGGCCGCGGACCTGGTCGCCACCATGCGGGTCAGCCCCGGTTGCGTCGGACTGGCCGCCAACCAGGTCGGTGTCGGCGTACGACTCTTCTGCGTGGACGTCACCGAGCATCCCAAGACCCGCACCCGGCACGGGACCTTCGTGCTGTGCAACGCCGAGGTGGTCAGCGCCAGCCGCAACGAGAAGGCACGCGAGGGCTGCATGTCGGTGCCCGACTTCACCGGCGACGTCAAACGCGGCTCCCGGGTGACGGTGACCGGCGCGATCCCCGGCACCGGTGAGCAGGTCACGATCGCCACCGACGCCTTCGAGGCGCGGGCGCTGCAGCACGAGATCGACCACACCGACGGCCTGCTCTTCCTGGACCGGGTGGCCGGCGCCCACGCGATCTATCCTCGCCAGACGTACCTGTAG
- a CDS encoding DEAD/DEAH box helicase: MPAICDSLERSGITHPFAIQEMTLSIALMGTDLIGQARTGTGKTLAFGIPVIQRSVARTDADYAELPEGKPQALIVAPTRELALQVSSDLDLASRDRGLRVLTVYGGVGYEPQLEALDAGVDIVVGTPGRLIDLANRRALDLSHVHALVLDEADEMLDLGFLPDVERLIRQTPETRQTMLFSATMPSAIVSLARMHMRHPMNIRAESSYENATVPATAQFIYLAHDLDKPEIIGRVLQSESADKIIVFTRTKRQAQRVADDLSERGFKSSPLHGDMQQAARERALTKFREDKLKVLVATDVAARGIDVSGVSHVINYTCPEDDKTYVHRIGRTGRAGATGTAITLVDWTDVHRWKMINKALDLPFDEPLETYSTSEHLFHDQGIAPGTKGRIVDPAPVERAPREKRDSDRPAPSRNRNRSRKRTRGGQPAGEATADASQTGSPATESGSGEQGDGSSAGSANRRRRRRRRSGGGNGGGESAPASTEG; this comes from the coding sequence ATGCCGGCGATCTGCGACTCGCTGGAGCGCTCCGGGATCACCCACCCGTTCGCGATCCAGGAGATGACCCTCTCCATCGCGCTGATGGGCACCGACCTGATCGGTCAGGCCCGCACCGGCACCGGCAAGACCCTCGCCTTCGGCATCCCGGTGATCCAGCGCTCGGTCGCCCGCACCGATGCCGACTACGCCGAGCTGCCGGAGGGCAAGCCGCAGGCGCTGATCGTCGCCCCGACCCGCGAGCTCGCGCTCCAGGTCTCCAGCGACCTCGACCTCGCCAGCCGGGACCGCGGCCTCCGGGTCCTCACCGTCTACGGCGGCGTGGGCTACGAGCCGCAGCTCGAGGCGCTCGACGCCGGCGTCGACATCGTCGTCGGTACGCCGGGCCGCCTGATCGACCTGGCCAACCGCCGCGCCCTCGACCTCTCCCACGTGCACGCCCTGGTCCTCGACGAGGCCGACGAGATGCTCGACCTGGGCTTCCTCCCGGACGTGGAGCGCCTGATCCGCCAGACCCCGGAGACCCGGCAGACGATGCTGTTCTCCGCGACGATGCCCTCGGCGATCGTCTCCCTGGCCCGCATGCACATGCGCCACCCGATGAACATCCGCGCCGAGTCGTCGTACGAGAACGCGACGGTGCCGGCCACCGCCCAGTTCATCTACCTGGCCCACGACCTGGACAAGCCCGAGATCATCGGCCGGGTACTGCAGTCGGAGTCGGCGGACAAGATCATCGTCTTCACCCGCACCAAGCGTCAGGCGCAGCGGGTCGCCGACGACCTCAGCGAGCGCGGCTTCAAGTCGAGCCCGCTGCACGGCGACATGCAGCAGGCGGCGCGCGAGCGGGCGCTGACCAAGTTCCGCGAGGACAAGCTGAAGGTCCTGGTGGCCACGGACGTGGCGGCGCGCGGGATCGACGTCTCCGGCGTCTCGCACGTCATCAACTACACCTGCCCCGAGGACGACAAGACCTACGTCCACCGGATCGGCCGCACCGGCCGCGCCGGCGCCACCGGCACCGCGATCACGCTGGTCGACTGGACCGACGTGCACCGCTGGAAGATGATCAACAAGGCGCTCGACCTGCCGTTCGACGAGCCGCTGGAGACCTACTCGACCTCCGAGCACCTCTTCCACGACCAGGGCATCGCGCCCGGCACGAAGGGTCGGATCGTCGACCCCGCCCCGGTGGAGCGTGCGCCGCGGGAGAAGCGTGACAGCGACCGTCCGGCGCCCAGCCGCAACCGGAACCGGAGCCGGAAGCGGACCCGCGGTGGTCAGCCGGCCGGCGAGGCCACGGCGGACGCGTCGCAGACCGGCTCCCCCGCGACCGAGTCCGGCAGCGGCGAGCAGGGTGACGGTTCCTCGGCCGGATCGGCGAACCGGCGTCGTCGGCGTCGTCGGCGCAGTGGCGGCGGCAACGGCGGTGGCGAGAGCGCTCCCGCCAGCACCGAGGGCTGA
- a CDS encoding ClpP family protease, producing MLAIRDVMRLLPCDVATLALGVACSAGQFLLSAGTPGKRRALPHSRILMHQGSAGIGGTAVDVELQAEDLRHTRDTVLALIAADTGQPLERVFEDSLHDRWYTAAQALDYGFIDEIVETFDHLAPPRRRAGLGTFAAGPMQGAHR from the coding sequence ATGCTGGCGATCCGGGACGTGATGCGGCTGCTTCCCTGCGACGTGGCGACCCTGGCGCTGGGGGTCGCGTGCAGCGCCGGGCAGTTCCTGCTCTCGGCCGGCACGCCCGGAAAGCGGCGCGCGCTCCCCCACTCCCGGATCCTGATGCACCAGGGATCGGCCGGGATCGGCGGCACCGCGGTCGACGTCGAGCTGCAGGCCGAGGATCTGCGGCACACCCGGGACACGGTGCTGGCGCTGATCGCGGCGGACACCGGCCAACCGCTGGAGCGGGTCTTCGAGGACTCGCTCCACGACCGCTGGTACACCGCGGCGCAGGCCCTCGACTACGGCTTCATCGACGAGATCGTGGAGACCTTCGACCACCTGGCACCACCGCGGCGCCGCGCCGGCCTGGGCACCTTCGCGGCCGGCCCGATGCAGGGAGCGCACCGATGA
- a CDS encoding L,D-transpeptidase produces the protein MRPRYGRITVFGSAVAVTTLAALGSIGVIPTHAEEPPSSVSAVVGDESGSASQNEAAGEAAGETAGEDDGSVELEGTFAAAEVEPTAPALPADSGTGQRVVFSEGQQRVWLVDPRAKGADEEGVVRSYLASGSVEDNLDPGTYQVFSRSRHAIGIDDSGTMEYFVRFTHGNEGAAIGFHSIPVDDGEPVQTRAQLGTPLSHGCIRQARADAIALWRFAPTGSTVVVTA, from the coding sequence GTGCGTCCGCGCTACGGACGGATCACGGTGTTCGGCTCCGCGGTCGCGGTGACCACGCTGGCCGCACTGGGCTCGATCGGAGTGATCCCCACCCACGCGGAGGAGCCGCCGAGCAGCGTCTCCGCCGTGGTGGGGGACGAGAGCGGATCGGCGTCCCAGAACGAGGCGGCGGGCGAGGCAGCAGGCGAGACGGCCGGCGAGGACGACGGATCGGTCGAGCTCGAGGGCACCTTCGCGGCAGCCGAGGTCGAGCCCACCGCGCCGGCACTCCCGGCGGACTCGGGGACCGGGCAGCGGGTCGTGTTCAGCGAGGGCCAGCAGCGCGTCTGGCTGGTCGACCCGCGTGCGAAGGGGGCCGACGAGGAGGGCGTGGTCCGCAGCTACCTCGCCTCCGGTAGCGTCGAGGACAACCTCGACCCGGGCACCTACCAGGTCTTCTCCCGGTCGCGCCACGCCATCGGCATCGACGACTCCGGCACCATGGAGTACTTCGTGCGGTTCACGCACGGCAACGAGGGCGCCGCGATCGGCTTCCACTCGATCCCGGTCGACGACGGCGAGCCGGTGCAGACCCGCGCCCAGCTGGGCACGCCGCTCTCCCACGGCTGCATCCGACAGGCCAGGGCCGACGCGATCGCGCTGTGGCGGTTCGCGCCGACCGGCAGCACGGTGGTGGTCACCGCCTGA
- a CDS encoding ClpP family protease translates to MSSYTIPNVIAQHPRGERVMDVYSHLLTERVVYLGTSIDAGVANALVAQLLYLEADEPDRDIQLYINCEGGDPSAMLAIHDTLQYIRPAVATTCVGQAVAVGAVLLAAGAPGKRAALPHARVVLHQPSAQGRGTIPDLILAADEVVRVRGDIERILARHTGQDVATLRADTDHDRVFTAEGARGYGLLDHVIAERPRPDGTLPVAQAARA, encoded by the coding sequence ATGAGCAGCTACACGATCCCGAACGTGATCGCCCAGCACCCGCGTGGCGAGCGGGTGATGGACGTCTACTCCCACCTGCTCACCGAACGGGTGGTCTATCTGGGGACGTCGATCGACGCGGGCGTGGCCAACGCGCTGGTCGCGCAGCTCCTCTACCTCGAGGCCGACGAACCGGACCGCGACATCCAGCTGTACATCAACTGCGAGGGTGGAGATCCCAGCGCGATGCTCGCCATCCACGACACGTTGCAGTACATCCGGCCGGCGGTGGCAACGACCTGCGTCGGCCAGGCGGTCGCGGTGGGGGCGGTGCTGCTGGCGGCCGGCGCCCCCGGGAAGCGGGCGGCGTTGCCTCACGCCCGGGTCGTGCTGCACCAGCCGTCCGCGCAGGGGCGCGGCACCATCCCCGACCTGATCCTGGCTGCGGACGAGGTGGTGCGGGTGCGCGGCGACATCGAGCGGATCCTGGCACGCCACACCGGCCAGGACGTCGCGACGCTGCGGGCCGACACCGACCACGATCGGGTGTTCACCGCCGAGGGCGCCCGCGGCTACGGCCTGCTCGACCACGTGATCGCCGAGCGCCCCCGTCCCGACGGGACGCTCCCGGTGGCTCAGGCGGCCAGGGCGTAG
- a CDS encoding DUF501 domain-containing protein: protein MRAAEAETFTDEDAAVVHEQLGRPARGVHGVGYRCSCGRPLVVVTEPRLPNGTPFPTTYYLTAPRINSRIGTLEASGVMRAMQDRLAEDEALAAAYRAAHDSYLEDRAFVGRAHELEVPEIDGISAGGMPDRVKCLHVLAAHALAAGPGANPLGDETLDRLGWTEERCLCTGAWPGTPDTSIGADA, encoded by the coding sequence ATGAGAGCGGCCGAGGCCGAGACGTTCACCGACGAGGACGCCGCTGTCGTCCACGAGCAGCTCGGTCGCCCGGCGCGCGGGGTCCACGGGGTCGGATACCGCTGCTCCTGCGGTCGCCCCTTGGTGGTGGTCACCGAGCCGCGCCTGCCGAACGGCACTCCGTTCCCGACCACCTACTACCTGACCGCTCCGCGGATCAACTCCCGGATCGGGACGCTGGAGGCCTCCGGCGTGATGCGCGCGATGCAGGACCGGCTCGCCGAGGACGAGGCGCTGGCGGCCGCCTACCGGGCGGCACACGACTCCTACCTGGAGGACCGGGCCTTCGTGGGCCGGGCCCACGAGCTGGAGGTGCCCGAGATCGACGGGATCTCCGCCGGCGGGATGCCCGACCGGGTCAAGTGCCTGCACGTGCTGGCCGCCCACGCACTGGCCGCCGGGCCCGGGGCCAACCCGCTCGGGGACGAGACCCTCGACCGCCTCGGGTGGACCGAGGAACGCTGCCTCTGCACCGGCGCGTGGCCGGGCACCCCCGACACCAGCATCGGTGCCGATGCGTGA